The following proteins come from a genomic window of Diorhabda carinulata isolate Delta chromosome X, icDioCari1.1, whole genome shotgun sequence:
- the LOC130902080 gene encoding TOM1-like protein 2 isoform X1, translated as MSFISNALIGNPFSTTVGSKIEQATDGSLASENWALNMEICDLVNETDDGPRDAIKAIRKRLTQNAGKNYTIVMYTLIILETCVKNCGKKFHVLVCNKDFIQELVKLIGPKNDPPTAVQEKVLSLIQSWASAFQSIPELSGVTTVYQDLLAKGIEFPPTDLDSLAPIHTPKKSVTSSDIPLSSPKPTSPRPATVSHGILTPEQRAKLQSELDVVQSNMAVLGEMLFEVKPGEEQPDELELLQELHITCKNMQKRLVELINKISNDGMCEELLRINDELNNLFLRYSRWEKNRDVGIKSASTVLAKAMPPTSSSTTTTTTPKPPLEASDSLIDFDDVPKSLNGLTLTPNKSAGDACGEINEKTTTDEFDMFAQSRNVTYESSKKSGSTYKDNIDPDQISGGLSSITQKKPTNPDELEIDEMANWLGRTTGIEESVTSSDFDRFLAERAAAAENLPTIVCTTSTKTTDTSKEKTTDKSAI; from the exons atgtcGTTTATATCTAATGCTCTAATTGGTAATCCATTTTCAACTACCGTGGGTAGTAAAATCG AACAAGCTACTGATGGCTCCCTGGCATCTGAAAATTGGGCCCTTAATATGGAAATATGTGATCTTGTAAATGAAACAGATGATGGACCTAGAGATGCAATTAAAGCAATTCGAAAGCGGCTTACACAAAATGCAGGAAAAAATTATACCATTGTTATGTACACTCTGATTATATTAGAAACTTGTGTAAAGAACTGTGGAAAGAAATTTCATGTTTTAGTGTGTAACAAGGATTTTATACAGGAGCTG GTTAAATTAATTGGACCAAAAAACGATCCACCAACAGCTGTACAAGAAAAAGTTTTGAGTTTAATTCAATCGTGGGCTAGTGCTTTTCAAAGCATACCAGAATTGTCTGGTGTTACTACAGTATATCAGGATCTTCTAGCAAAAGGAATAGAATTTCCTCCAACTGATTTAGATTCACTAGCTCCTATACATACACCTAAAAAG aGTGTAACTAGTTCAGATATACCATTATCATCACCTAAACCAACTTCTCCCAGACCTGCTACGGTATCTCATGGAATATTGACACCCGAACAAAGGGCCAAATTGCAATCTGAATTAGATGTGGTACAGAGCAATATGGCTGTTTTGGGAGAAATGTTGTTCGAAGTTAAACCAGGAGAGGAACAACCCGATGAACTCGAATTGTTACAg gAATTACACATTACGtgtaaaaatatgcaaaaaagaCTGGTAGAATTGatcaacaaaatttctaatgatGGAATGTGTGAAGAACTCCTCAGAATTAACGACGAGcttaataatttgtttctaaGGTACAGCAGATGGGAAAAGAACAGAGACGTTGGAATCAAATCCGCTTCAACGGTTCTTGCTAAGGCTATGCCTCCGACGTCATcttctactactactactaccaccCCCAAACCACCATTGGAAGCTAGTGATAGTCTTATAGATTTTGACGATGTACCAAAGTCTTTAAATGGATTAA ctCTCACTCCAAATAAATCAGCGGGAGATGCATGTGGCGAAATTAACGAAAAGACAACGACAGACGAATTTGACATGTTCGCTCAATCTAGAAACGTTACTTATGAAAGTTCCAAGAAGAG tGGAAGCACTTATAAGGATAATATTGATCCTGATCAAATTTCCGGTGGTTTGAGCtctataactcaaaaaaaacCGACC AATCCAGACGAACTCGAAATTGACGAAATGGCCAATTGGTTAGGTAGAACG aCTGGAATCGAGGAATCTGTGACGAGTAGTGATTTTGACAGGTTTTTAGCGGAAAGGGCCGCCGCAGCTGAAAATTTACCGACTATAGTTTGTACAACGAGTACAAAAACGACGGATACATCCAAAGAGAAAACAACCGATAAATCGGCTATATAA
- the LOC130902080 gene encoding TOM1-like protein 2 isoform X2, producing MSFISNALIGNPFSTTVGSKIEQATDGSLASENWALNMEICDLVNETDDGPRDAIKAIRKRLTQNAGKNYTIVMYTLIILETCVKNCGKKFHVLVCNKDFIQELVKLIGPKNDPPTAVQEKVLSLIQSWASAFQSIPELSGVTTVYQDLLAKGIEFPPTDLDSLAPIHTPKKSVTSSDIPLSSPKPTSPRPATVSHGILTPEQRAKLQSELDVVQSNMAVLGEMLFEVKPGEEQPDELELLQELHITCKNMQKRLVELINKISNDGMCEELLRINDELNNLFLRYSRWEKNRDVGIKSASTVLAKAMPPTSSSTTTTTTPKPPLEASDSLIDFDDVPKSLNGLTLTPNKSAGDACGEINEKTTTDEFDMFAQSRNVTYESSKKSGSTYKDNIDPDQISGGLSSITQKKPTTGIEESVTSSDFDRFLAERAAAAENLPTIVCTTSTKTTDTSKEKTTDKSAI from the exons atgtcGTTTATATCTAATGCTCTAATTGGTAATCCATTTTCAACTACCGTGGGTAGTAAAATCG AACAAGCTACTGATGGCTCCCTGGCATCTGAAAATTGGGCCCTTAATATGGAAATATGTGATCTTGTAAATGAAACAGATGATGGACCTAGAGATGCAATTAAAGCAATTCGAAAGCGGCTTACACAAAATGCAGGAAAAAATTATACCATTGTTATGTACACTCTGATTATATTAGAAACTTGTGTAAAGAACTGTGGAAAGAAATTTCATGTTTTAGTGTGTAACAAGGATTTTATACAGGAGCTG GTTAAATTAATTGGACCAAAAAACGATCCACCAACAGCTGTACAAGAAAAAGTTTTGAGTTTAATTCAATCGTGGGCTAGTGCTTTTCAAAGCATACCAGAATTGTCTGGTGTTACTACAGTATATCAGGATCTTCTAGCAAAAGGAATAGAATTTCCTCCAACTGATTTAGATTCACTAGCTCCTATACATACACCTAAAAAG aGTGTAACTAGTTCAGATATACCATTATCATCACCTAAACCAACTTCTCCCAGACCTGCTACGGTATCTCATGGAATATTGACACCCGAACAAAGGGCCAAATTGCAATCTGAATTAGATGTGGTACAGAGCAATATGGCTGTTTTGGGAGAAATGTTGTTCGAAGTTAAACCAGGAGAGGAACAACCCGATGAACTCGAATTGTTACAg gAATTACACATTACGtgtaaaaatatgcaaaaaagaCTGGTAGAATTGatcaacaaaatttctaatgatGGAATGTGTGAAGAACTCCTCAGAATTAACGACGAGcttaataatttgtttctaaGGTACAGCAGATGGGAAAAGAACAGAGACGTTGGAATCAAATCCGCTTCAACGGTTCTTGCTAAGGCTATGCCTCCGACGTCATcttctactactactactaccaccCCCAAACCACCATTGGAAGCTAGTGATAGTCTTATAGATTTTGACGATGTACCAAAGTCTTTAAATGGATTAA ctCTCACTCCAAATAAATCAGCGGGAGATGCATGTGGCGAAATTAACGAAAAGACAACGACAGACGAATTTGACATGTTCGCTCAATCTAGAAACGTTACTTATGAAAGTTCCAAGAAGAG tGGAAGCACTTATAAGGATAATATTGATCCTGATCAAATTTCCGGTGGTTTGAGCtctataactcaaaaaaaacCGACC aCTGGAATCGAGGAATCTGTGACGAGTAGTGATTTTGACAGGTTTTTAGCGGAAAGGGCCGCCGCAGCTGAAAATTTACCGACTATAGTTTGTACAACGAGTACAAAAACGACGGATACATCCAAAGAGAAAACAACCGATAAATCGGCTATATAA
- the LOC130902081 gene encoding neuronal acetylcholine receptor subunit alpha-3-like, giving the protein MCSSRKFIFILFILSCDAEELQCPPSNSETTYVKLKDAVLCNYDSSVRPVANHQNKTNISFKFIMKYFNYEIITSTFSVDAWLSLYWKDQHLTWKPSDHENIQNIYLYSYEIWTPDLSLYNLANQGEDPELISTTRCMINYKGVVLCVPPVHLDVLCVPNLSKYPFDKQDCKLRIGSWMHKGEEIDMVIDKSVLNTEELLSNGEWEILGHSTVKHRGIYPCCPNNTYPSIDVNISIKRLAGSHAASMVIPCMVCVILTLVTLVLSAIDRERLILSYVSLVCHYMQVQYVSWQLPLKGDNIPLIIIFSRDSLLMSVFALLFTLVFKSIMLKKTTPPGWISCIVSTIINCKPGQMILLSDYTTKETAAAKGEEDGDAIVNSTNIATTNQDWELFGKLLDKIFFIVYVLTYFVMIISFLP; this is encoded by the exons ATGTGCAGTTctagaaaattcattttcatattattcattCTAT CTTGTGATGCTGAAGAGTTGCAATGTCCTCCTAGTAATTCAGAAACAACTTACGTTAAGTTGAAAGATGCTGTTTTATGCAACTACGATAGTTCTGTTAGGCCCGTGGCcaatcatcaaaataaaactaatatatcCTTCAAGTTCATTATGAAGTACTTCAATTAT GAAATTATCACTAGTACTTTCAGTGTGGATGCATGGCTGTCGTTG tactGGAAAGATCAACATTTAACTTGGAAACCCAGTGATcatgaaaacattcaaaatatttacctatattcGTACGAAATATGGACACCAGATTTATCTCTTTATAATTT AGCTAATCAAGGAGAAGATCCGGAATTAATATCTACCACAAGATGTATGATAAATTACAAGGGAGTCGTACTTTGTGTACCACCTGTTCATTTGGACGTCTTATGCGTGCCAAACTTGTCAAAATATCCGTTTGATAAACAAGACTGTAAATTACGCATAGGATCATGGATGCACAAG GGGGAAGAAATAGACATGGTAATCGATAAAAGTGTTTTAAACACGGAAGAATTACTTTCTAATGGGGAGTGGGAGATCTTGGGACATTCTACAGTGAAACATAGGGGAATATACCCATGCTGTCCAAATAATACGTATCCTTCtattgatgtgaatatatcaataaaaagatTAGCTGGAAGTCATGCTGCTAGTATGGTAATACCTTGTATGG tATGTGTTATCCTGACTCTGGTGACATTAGTATTGTCTGCTATAGATAGAGAAAGACTGATTTTAAGTTACGTTAGTCTTGTGTGTCATTATATGCAAGTACAGTATGTATCATGGCAGCTACCGTTGAAAGGAGACAACATTCCACTTATAA TTATATTTTCTAGAGATTCCTTATTGATGTCAGTTTTTGCATTGCTATTCACATTAGTTTTCAAAAGTATCATGTTGAAGAAAACTACGCCTCCAGGCTGGATATCATGTATCGTATCCACAATTATTAATTGTAAACCAGGACAAATGATTCTATTGAGTGATTATACAACGAAA GAAACGGCCGCCGCTAAAGGAGAAGAAGATGGTGATGCAATCGTAAATTCAACAAACATAGCGACGACTAATCAAGATTGGGAATTATTCGGAAAACTACtggacaaaatattttttattgtgtacgTTTTAACATACTTCGTGATGATCATCTCATTTCTACCCTGA
- the LOC130902082 gene encoding uncharacterized protein LOC130902082 has translation MNMYHHIILLAVLPYLLCAGIKSLETIEVPLWIDKTADAFLQQFDASSENTELYHHRNPYEEGKTESNYAIYPRPSVGKRALAMFARWGSINSIGKNRPPIRSNSYESDNTNNRRMQGQPLRWG, from the exons ATGAAC atGTATCATCATATCATTTTACTAGCAGTTTTGCCTTATTTATTATGTGCCGGAATCAAGTCACTAGAAACTATCGAAGTTCCCCTTTGGATAGATAAAACTGCAGACGCCTTTTTACAACAGTTCGATGCTTCCAGTGAAAACACGGAATTGTATCATCATCGAAATCCATACGAAGAAGGAAAAACAG aatcAAATTATGCTATTTATCCACGACCCTCAGTCGGGAAACGCGCTTTGGCGATGTTCGCTCGCTGGGGCTCCATAAACAGCATTGGAAAAAATAGACCGCCCATAAGAAGCAACTCCTATGAATCGGACAACACAAACAACAGAAGAATGCAAGGACAACCACTTAGATGGGGTTAA
- the LOC130902084 gene encoding zinc finger protein OZF-like, whose product MAILIHNCRLCQINTGSIPLQEKLCELILKITNIKINETSELPSTICIKCNNKIREIDQFIRDIQKTNNHLQMCIKKYDDPTDVLFRKSYFQKYSAKTEFDLNEVSVKQEHPNDKREEKQSNDINYESNCSRKSVDQKENIISEINTSMNSEENEEKAKYQCIMCGKVFEDEHEYTSHLGTHDQFICKVNNCLKIYNSLRSFKEHQRSHGGKRPFLCVICGKDFASKKCLICHEKTHALIKGYKCESCNLDFSVRSNLRTHIKKHHEYNRFYCSQCPKEFMSKCSLDRHEKIHIGIKEFKCEDCSAAFYTKKELLKHQKYHQGVKLHKCEICFKTFFERHHLTTHIRSHNGERPFVCGSPNCGKSFYDKQKLKRHQKSVHISKEIKIKRQDII is encoded by the exons atggcAATTTTAATTCACAACTGTAGATTATGTCAAATAAATACAGGATCGATTCcattacaagaaaaattatgtgaactgattttaaaaataaccaatATCAAG ATAAATGAAACATCAGAACTACCAAGTACtatatgtataaaatgtaataataaaattagagaaATTGACCAGTTTATTAGAGATATTCAAAAAACCAATAATCACCTTCAAATGTGTATTAAGAAATATGATGATCCAACGGacgttttatttagaaaatcttattttcaaaagtatagTGCTAAAACTGAATTTGATTTAAACGAAGTCAGTGTAAAGCAGGAACATCCCAATGATAAAAGAGAGGAGAAACAATCCAATGACATAAACTATGAATCTAACTGTTCGAGGAAATCAGTAGATCAAAAAGAGAATATAATATCAG AAATTAATACCTCTATGAATAGCgaggaaaatgaagaaaaagcaAAGTATCAATGTATAATGTGTGGAAAAGTGTTTGAAGATGAGCATGAGTATACATCCCATCTAGGTACTCATGATCAGTTTATTTGTAAAGTAAATAATtgcttaaaaatatataactcaTTGCGTTCCTTCAAGGAGCACCAAAGGAGTCACGGAGGAAAAAGGCCTTTTTTGTGTGTAATCTGTG GCAAAGATTTCGCTTCAAAGAAATGTCTAATTTGTCACGAAAAAACCCACGCACTTATAAAAGGTTATAAATGCGAATCTTGTAATTTGGATTTTTCCGTGAGGAGTAATCTGAGGACTcacataaaaaaacatcacgaatATAATAGATTTTATTGTTCCCAATGTCCCAAAGAATTCATGTCGAAATGTAGTTTGGACAGACACGAAAAGATACATATTGGAATTAAGGAATTCAAATGTGAAGATTGCTCCGCTgctttttacacaaaaaaagaACTATTGAAACATCAGAAGTACCACCAG GGAGTGAAACTACATAAGtgtgaaatttgtttcaaaacattCTTTGAACGACATCATCTCACCACTCACATAAGAAGTCATAATGGCGAGCGACCATTCGTCTGTGGTAGTCCCAATTGTGGAAAATCATTTTATGAtaagcaaaaattaaaaagacaCCAAAAATCAGTGCATATTTCcaaagaaatcaaaatcaaGAGACAAGATATAATTTAA
- the LOC130902085 gene encoding RING-box protein 2 produces the protein MSKPKMADENDNEKMEIDAQKNTDKMFSLKKWNAVAMWSWDVECDTCAICRVQVMDACLRCQAESKKDSYGKQDCVVVWGECNHSFHYCCMSLWVKQNNRCPLCQQEWSIQRMGK, from the coding sequence atgtcaaaaccAAAGATGGCTGATGAAAACGATaacgaaaaaatggaaattgatgCACAAAAAAATACAGATAAAATGTTTTCTCTAAAAAAATGGAACGCCGTAGCGATGTGGAGCTGGGATGTAGAATGTGATACTTGCGCTATATGTAGAGTTCAAGTAATGGATGCTTGTTTGAGATGTCAAGCTGAGAGCAAAAAAGATTCGTATGGCAAACAAGATTGTGTCGTCGTTTGGGGAGAATGTaatcattcatttcattattgttGTATGTCTTTGTGGGTAAAGCAAAATAATAGGTGTCCTTTATGTCAGCAGGAATGGTCGATACAAAGAATGGGAAAATAa